From Pedobacter aquae:
AAGAAGATTTCGAGTTCTTTATTGCTTATCTCAAGGATAGATAATGAGCAATTTGTAAAAAAGGATGAAGTAAAACCTATAGCATTGCTACAGGATATTCTGGAAGAAATAAGTCATCGTTTAGAAGAGAAAAACATCCAAATTCATTTAAATCTAAAAGAAGATGTGTTGCTCAAGCAAGTTAATCAAGACTTACTTTTTCAGCTTTTTTATAACCTCATCAATAATGCCATCAAATTCAATAAAGAAAAAGGTAGCATTGAAATTTTTGACGAGTTATTAAGCTTTAATCAATACCAGATAACGGTAAAAGATACAGGTAGAGGCATCGCTAAAGCACAAATCCCTTTTATATTTAATAGGTTCAGAAAAAGTGATCAGGCAGAAAATCCTGGCTATGGTTTGGGCTTAGCTATAGTAAAAAGTATTGCATCTTACCATCAAATAACTATTCAGGTAAGTTCTGAACTAGGTAAAGGAACCAGTTTTAAAGTTTTATTTAATTTGTTTTAATGATGCTTGATAACTTTAAAAACTATATCCAAAAGCATTCTGATATTACTGATGAGCAATTTTTAGAAATTAGCCATTATTTAAAATCTAAATCTATTAAAAAAGGTGATTTTGTATTGCGGCAAGGAGAAATTTGTAGCTCTTCTTTCTTCGTATCAAAAGGTTTATTACGTTCTTACACCATTGATGAGCAAGGGAAGGAACATATTATCCAATTTGCGCCAGAAGATTGGATGATTGTAGATAGAAGCAGCTTTTTTTTTAATGAACCTTCTGAATTGTTTATTGATGCTGTAGAAGATACCGAATTGGTGATGCTAAATGAAGATTTTATCACCCTAGCCAGTAATATCAGTACGGTTTACAGGGCTTTTAACCATAAAGCATTGCATAGCCATATTAGGCATTTACAAAAAAGAGTAAATCTTTTATTGGGCGCTACTGCAGAGCAACGTTATCTAGATTTTATAAAACTTTATCCAGAACTTACATTACGTTTACCACAATGGATGATAGCTTCTTACTTAGGGTTAACGCCAGAATCTTTAAGTAGGGTACGTAAAGAATTAGCGAGAAGAAATTTCAAACCTCATTAATTTCTTATCATACATCAATGCCCAGCTTTTTTCTTTCCTGTAAATTTGAATCATAAAATTAAAAAAGATGAAAACTAAAAGCATTGAACATATTTTTACTCCGCCAGCACCACATATGGTAGGCGATGGTTTTAGAGTACACAATTTTATACCAGGAAGCTATGGTTTAAGCATGCAAAGGATGAGTCCTTTTATCATGTTAGATTATAATTCTAAATTTTATTTCCCACCAACAGATAAGCCAAGAGGTGTAAGCGTACACCCTCACCGTGGTTTTGAGACGGTAACCATAGCTTATAAAGGGAAAATAGCTCATCATGATAGCGCTGGAAATAGCGGTATCATAGGTGAAGGGGATGTGCAATGGATGACAGCCGCTTCAGGTATTTTGCATAAAGAATATCACGAGCAAGAGTTTAGCAAAGCTGGTGGCGATTTCCAAATGGTACAGCTATGGGTTAATTTACCTGCTAAGGATAAAATGTCTAAGCCTAAATATCAGGAAATCACCAAAGAAAATATTCAAAGATATACTTTGGATAACAATGGAGGAACTATAGACATTATTT
This genomic window contains:
- a CDS encoding Crp/Fnr family transcriptional regulator: MMLDNFKNYIQKHSDITDEQFLEISHYLKSKSIKKGDFVLRQGEICSSSFFVSKGLLRSYTIDEQGKEHIIQFAPEDWMIVDRSSFFFNEPSELFIDAVEDTELVMLNEDFITLASNISTVYRAFNHKALHSHIRHLQKRVNLLLGATAEQRYLDFIKLYPELTLRLPQWMIASYLGLTPESLSRVRKELARRNFKPH
- a CDS encoding pirin family protein, encoding MKTKSIEHIFTPPAPHMVGDGFRVHNFIPGSYGLSMQRMSPFIMLDYNSKFYFPPTDKPRGVSVHPHRGFETVTIAYKGKIAHHDSAGNSGIIGEGDVQWMTAASGILHKEYHEQEFSKAGGDFQMVQLWVNLPAKDKMSKPKYQEITKENIQRYTLDNNGGTIDIISGAYQDTHGAASTFTPVHLQNAKLNTGGKATFSFPAHYNTALLVVEGSIKVNDDKTVATDNFLLFKNEGEDFTIEALEHSVVLILSGEPILEPIAAHGPFVMNTREEIVQAFEDVNLGKFGYLD